In one window of Bacilli bacterium DNA:
- a CDS encoding sporulation protein YpjB, protein MFRATDRNVFFVKILILGAFLLLLLPVSPADAKPSAQSALLARLETAAENALDAAKAGSYPEALQQLDAYGELLTKIQFTGLTDAEGLKTLTAAWWDAKKIFTAARISRQESLAAAGRLRLATDALTHRKRPMWFGFANSFAGNLQEMEQAAKNSNAAAYKTNFAALRARFSAIRPAAIISGYKLPVYQIDSILVFVDSELNRSNPDMRKLSEMNDRLRETFAALFAGEDRQAFLHAAQARHPLAWTLAIGVLIVSVLAFVGWKKFKYGRPYTTIRF, encoded by the coding sequence ATGTTTCGGGCTACTGACAGGAATGTTTTTTTCGTAAAGATACTCATACTGGGCGCGTTTCTGCTATTGTTGTTGCCCGTATCGCCGGCAGATGCCAAACCGTCTGCACAAAGCGCGCTGCTTGCCCGATTGGAGACAGCCGCGGAAAATGCGCTCGACGCGGCCAAAGCGGGCTCATATCCGGAAGCTTTACAGCAGTTGGACGCTTATGGAGAACTTTTAACGAAAATCCAATTCACGGGGCTGACCGATGCGGAAGGGCTAAAAACGCTCACCGCCGCCTGGTGGGACGCCAAAAAAATATTTACGGCCGCGCGGATTTCGCGGCAGGAAAGCCTGGCCGCGGCGGGTAGGCTTCGGTTGGCCACCGATGCGTTGACGCATCGAAAGCGCCCCATGTGGTTTGGGTTTGCCAATTCGTTCGCCGGCAATTTGCAGGAAATGGAGCAAGCTGCCAAAAATAGCAATGCCGCCGCTTATAAAACGAACTTTGCCGCTTTGCGGGCGCGATTTTCCGCGATTCGCCCGGCCGCGATCATTTCCGGTTATAAGCTGCCGGTCTATCAAATCGATTCCATCCTTGTTTTTGTGGATAGTGAATTGAATAGGTCAAATCCGGATATGCGCAAACTGTCCGAGATGAACGACCGCTTGCGGGAAACATTCGCCGCGCTGTTTGCCGGCGAAGACCGCCAGGCGTTCCTGCACGCCGCGCAAGCGCGGCATCCGCTTGCGTGGACGCTCGCAATCGGCGTGTTGATCGTTTCCGTGCTTGCTTTTGTCGGATGG
- a CDS encoding DUF1405 domain-containing protein: protein MVRGMIAFYLGRPFLTSAVPLWFLFWTNLLGTVYGYVWYWEQLKFTAETQPLWLLPFVPDSPTASLFFTVSIAFLLAKRGRPSGARSSVCLAVMGVIAALAVVTSVKYGVWAVAMIVAGAVQGEPLVWEHWMLMGSHLAMAVEALLYARFFPIRWGHVLAAAVWTLANDTFDYTLGIYPWLPDELHDDLPQICAFTVLLSVVAIGCAALATAKRRDRESLRLS from the coding sequence ATGGTGAGAGGCATGATTGCTTTTTATTTGGGACGCCCCTTTTTAACTTCCGCTGTCCCGCTTTGGTTTCTGTTCTGGACAAATTTGCTCGGAACCGTGTACGGTTATGTATGGTATTGGGAGCAGTTGAAGTTTACGGCTGAAACCCAACCGCTTTGGCTGCTGCCGTTTGTACCCGACAGTCCTACCGCCAGTTTGTTTTTTACCGTGTCCATCGCTTTCTTGCTTGCTAAGCGCGGTCGGCCATCCGGGGCAAGATCGTCTGTATGTCTGGCGGTGATGGGGGTAATCGCAGCCCTTGCGGTCGTGACCTCGGTCAAGTATGGAGTTTGGGCCGTTGCGATGATAGTTGCGGGGGCTGTACAGGGCGAGCCGCTTGTGTGGGAACATTGGATGCTGATGGGATCGCATTTGGCTATGGCGGTGGAAGCGCTGCTGTATGCGCGCTTCTTTCCGATACGCTGGGGGCATGTTTTGGCTGCGGCCGTATGGACGCTGGCAAATGACACATTCGATTATACGTTGGGCATTTACCCCTGGCTTCCTGATGAGCTGCATGATGATCTGCCGCAAATTTGCGCGTTTACGGTACTCTTGAGCGTTGTTGCAATCGGATGTGCCGCTCTCGCGACGGCCAAACGCCGGGACAGGGAAAGCTTGCGGCTCAGTTAG